TGACAGAATTATTATCAAAAGATGAATTTCGTAAGCAATTAGAAGAAGCTATTAAAGGTAATCATAGCCAAAAAGCTCCGTTTACAGTAGCTTGGGCAGAGGGAAGACTTGAAAGAAAACATTTTGCTAGATGGGCTGAAAATCATTACCATTATGTAGGTCCATTTGCTGATTACTTAGCTTATATTTACCACAATACTCCAACCGATCCAAAATTCGAAGCTGCAAAAGACTTCACACTTCAAAATATGTATGAAGAAGAAATTGCAGCAGATCGTCATACTGATTTATTGATTCGTTTTGCGGAAGCTTGCGGTACAACGAGAGAGCGTGTTATTGACCCAGCTAATATGGCTCCAACTACATTAGGCTTACAAAGCTGGTGTTTCGCAGTAGCAGCGCGAGAAAATTTCGTGGTAGCAACTGCAGCATTAGTTGTTGGTCTAGAATCACAAGTTCCAGACATCTATAGAAAGCAGACACCTGCATTACGTGAAAAGTATCAGTTCACGGATGAAGAAATTGAATTCTTCGATTTACACATCGTCTCCGATGAAATCCATGGTGAGCGTGGATATAAAATTGTTCTCGATCATGCAGACACACCTGAATTACAACAGCGTTGCTTAGAAGTTGTACGAACAGGAGCAAAAATGCGCCGTATGTATATGGACGGGCTTTGGAGAGAATACCTGGAGCAGGATTTAGGAGCATTAGTTGAAGCAAAATAGTCTTTAGGATATCAAACTTATATAACGGATTTTATTGGAGAAAATTGAATTCGTTACTTATCACAGGCCGTCATTATAATCTTGTAGTTTAAAGGTTTAAGTGACGGCCATTTTTATAAACAAAACACTAGTTTCATCGCAGGAGCATTAAAAGCTTATACTACTTAATTAATGAAAAAAGGTGATCATAATGCTTACAACAAAAGTAGCGACATTCTGTAATTATATAGATGGAGAATGGCAAGAAGCTGGTACCAAGAAAACGTTTGCTAGCGTAAATCCCGCCAATCATGAAGATGTAGTAGGGGTTTTTCAAGCTTCAAACGAAAATGATGTGCAACAAGCAATTGAAGCAGCACAGAAGGCTTTTCCTAGCTGGGCACAAACGGCCCCCTCAAAACGGGCAGCAATTTTAAATGAAGCAGCAAGAATCCTTGAACAAAATGTTCAATCGCTTGCTGAAGAGTTAACTAGAGAAGAAGGTAAACATGTGGATGATGCAAAGAATGAAGTCTTACGGTCTGCTCAAACTCTTCGATATTATGCAGTAGAAGGTCAAAGCTTTACAGGTGAAACTTTTCCAAATGATGATATTAATATGAAGGTTTCAACAGAAAGAGAACCACTTGGTGTAGTAAGTGTGATTACACCTTGGAACTTTCCGCTTTCAATTCCTGCAAGAAAAATTGCTCCTGCTTTAATCACGGGAAATACAGTTGTTTTTAAACCTTCTTCTGATACTCCACTTGTAGCCTTACGCCTAATTGAAGCTTTAGATAAGGCGGGAATTCCAAAGGGTGTTATTAACTTTGTAACCGGTAAGGCGTCTGAAGTTGGTGATTTGTTAGTGACTCATTCTGCAGTCCGCGCCGTTACTTTTACCGGATCAACAGCTGCAGGGGAAGATATTCATAAAAAAGCTGGTTTTTCAACTCGTACTCAAATGGAGCTCGGTGGGAAAAATCCGTTGATAGTTATGGATGATGCAGATCTTGGTTTAGCAGCAACGTTAGTCGTTAATGGAGGTTTTTCTTTAACAGGTCAGGCCTGTACGGGTACGAGTAGAGTTATAGTTTTAAAAGCGGTAATAGACGAGTTCGTGCAAAAATTAATTGAGAAAACAAGTACTTTGAAAGTAGGAAATGGTTTTGAGCCTGGTGTCAAAATTGGACCCCTCGCCAATGAAAAGCAATTGAAAAATGTCCTCAAGTATGTGGAATACGGGAAAGAGGATGGAGCCACTTTGGTGTATGGGGGTAACCATATTACTACTGGAGAATACCAAAAGGGATATTATGTTCAGCCAGCTATTTTTACAAATGTAAACCCAAATTCGCGCATTGCAAAAGAAGAGATCTTTGGACCGGTAGTGGCTGTTATTGGAGTAGATACATATGAAGAAGCCATCACCATCGCTAACGATGTGGAGTATGGTTTGTCAGCCTCCATTGTGACCAATAATCTAAAAATCGCAAACCAATTTACAAAGGATATTCAAGCCGGGACTGTTAAAGTGAACCGGACAACAACCGGCAACTTAATGAATGCACCATTTGGAGGCTTGAAGAAATCAAGCACTTCCACCTTCCGTGAATCTGGTAGAGTCGGATTAGAATTCTTCACTCAAATAAAAACCGTGTATATGGGCTATTAAAATTTATCTTAATGTGAGGAGAACATTCATGAAATCAGTTCTAAAGCTAGAATTAGAAGAAGCAAAAATTATGATTGAGGCAGCGAAAAAGAAATCGGAAGAAATCAATGTTTTTGAAACGATCGCTATTTGTGACGATGGCGGGAATCTTCTTGCCCTTGAACGAATGAATGGAGCGCGAATTACGGGACCAGAAATTGCAATTGCTAAAGCATACACAGCGGCCGGACATAAACGGTCCACCCATTTATTTAATAAGGAACCAAATGGACCTGCACTCCCTGGGAATGAAGCCTTTGGTATACAAATGATGCTCCCGGGGAAATTCGCCATTTTTGTAGGTGGTTTTCCGATTGTCGTGAATGGGGAAGTGGTTGGAGGTATTGGTGTAAGTGGTGGAAACGGTGAACAGGATACGGCTGTTGGAACAGCAGCATTGCAAGCATTACAAAACTTTTTGGAAAGTGAAGGTCTAGAAGTAATTACTCAAGCAGACATAAAAAAATAATAGGTCAAGGACCTCATTCGGGATATTTGTTAAACCGAAATGGGGTCTTAAATCTACTACTCTTTAAAAAATGAAATTAAAAGGTATAAAAGGGGGAGAATTAACTGAAAGCATATGTGGAGTTAGCCATTGGATTTGCCCGAACTGGTGTAACGGGTTATGGAGGCGGCCCCTCGACCATACCCTTGATTGAGTTTGAGGCTGTCAAAAAATATAAATGGATGACAGAGGAAGAGTTTGTGGAGATTTTAGCCTTAGCCAATACCATGCCAGGGCCTATCGCTACAAAAATGGCAGCATATATTGGCTATAAAGTAAAAGGGTCTATAGGAGCAGCCGTGGCCATCCTTACTCACATTTTACCTTCAATCATTGCAATGATCGCCTTATTAGGTGTCCTATACTCATATAGAGAATCACCTATTGTCAGTGGAATGGTTCAAGGTGTTACCCCAGTTATTGGCTTTATGTTAGTCGAGATGGCATATAGGTTTTTCCAAAATGGCCGTAAAGGGTTAGGGCTACAAAAAATGGTTGCTCTTTCGGCAGTATCATTGATTTTTGTTCAGTTTCTTGGATTACACCCTGGTATTTTAATTGCTATTTTTCTCATCGCTGCCTA
The window above is part of the Bacillus sp. SORGH_AS_0510 genome. Proteins encoded here:
- a CDS encoding TenA family transcriptional regulator, translated to MTELLSKDEFRKQLEEAIKGNHSQKAPFTVAWAEGRLERKHFARWAENHYHYVGPFADYLAYIYHNTPTDPKFEAAKDFTLQNMYEEEIAADRHTDLLIRFAEACGTTRERVIDPANMAPTTLGLQSWCFAVAARENFVVATAALVVGLESQVPDIYRKQTPALREKYQFTDEEIEFFDLHIVSDEIHGERGYKIVLDHADTPELQQRCLEVVRTGAKMRRMYMDGLWREYLEQDLGALVEAK
- a CDS encoding aldehyde dehydrogenase family protein, which produces MLTTKVATFCNYIDGEWQEAGTKKTFASVNPANHEDVVGVFQASNENDVQQAIEAAQKAFPSWAQTAPSKRAAILNEAARILEQNVQSLAEELTREEGKHVDDAKNEVLRSAQTLRYYAVEGQSFTGETFPNDDINMKVSTEREPLGVVSVITPWNFPLSIPARKIAPALITGNTVVFKPSSDTPLVALRLIEALDKAGIPKGVINFVTGKASEVGDLLVTHSAVRAVTFTGSTAAGEDIHKKAGFSTRTQMELGGKNPLIVMDDADLGLAATLVVNGGFSLTGQACTGTSRVIVLKAVIDEFVQKLIEKTSTLKVGNGFEPGVKIGPLANEKQLKNVLKYVEYGKEDGATLVYGGNHITTGEYQKGYYVQPAIFTNVNPNSRIAKEEIFGPVVAVIGVDTYEEAITIANDVEYGLSASIVTNNLKIANQFTKDIQAGTVKVNRTTTGNLMNAPFGGLKKSSTSTFRESGRVGLEFFTQIKTVYMGY
- a CDS encoding heme-binding protein, whose amino-acid sequence is MKSVLKLELEEAKIMIEAAKKKSEEINVFETIAICDDGGNLLALERMNGARITGPEIAIAKAYTAAGHKRSTHLFNKEPNGPALPGNEAFGIQMMLPGKFAIFVGGFPIVVNGEVVGGIGVSGGNGEQDTAVGTAALQALQNFLESEGLEVITQADIKK
- a CDS encoding chromate transporter produces the protein MELAIGFARTGVTGYGGGPSTIPLIEFEAVKKYKWMTEEEFVEILALANTMPGPIATKMAAYIGYKVKGSIGAAVAILTHILPSIIAMIALLGVLYSYRESPIVSGMVQGVTPVIGFMLVEMAYRFFQNGRKGLGLQKMVALSAVSLIFVQFLGLHPGILIAIFLIAAYLIADRKEKAAAGTPEVLVHRKEKSS